One Falco naumanni isolate bFalNau1 chromosome 12, bFalNau1.pat, whole genome shotgun sequence genomic region harbors:
- the RIN2 gene encoding ras and Rab interactor 2 isoform X5 codes for MDNVSPEKNDVKSCVRDSGYDSLSNKLSILDKLLHTHPVWLQLGLNDAEAMEILQAQPPGIFLVRKSARLQKKVLSLCLPSECGSCLKEFAIKESTYTFSLEGSGISFADLFRLVAFYCISRDVLPFTLKLPHAIAATKTEAELEEIAQLGLNFWSSPANSNTLDPSTPRRPVPLDGACKDSRQLCLINGVHSIRTRTPSELECSQTNGALCFINPLFLKVHSQDVSGSLKRQSLKTQDVNGTARPRSPPPRPPPPSINSILMSPQLSRTIKQASMPETVNHKKERGLDLLQNKPTPIPPPRLKKQAVCTEVEGSSKTVAGIRPGRSSVCVPEAAGLPGETLPEPASAAAKKTVATSSESHIPWNGGRQRLSDMSISTSSSDSLDFDRSMPLFGYEGDTNSSLEDFEGESDQESMAPPLKPKKKRNSSFVLPKIVKSQLRKVSGVFSSFMTPEKRMIKKIAEMSQDKRTYFGCLVQDYVSFLQENKECHVSSTDMLQTIRQFMTQVKNYLSQSSELDPPIESLIPEDQIDVVLEKAMHKCILKPLKSHIEAMLKEFHTADGSWKQLKENLQLVRQRNPQELGVFVPTPDFVDVEKIKVKFVTMQKMYSPEKKVALLLRVCKLIYTVMENNSGRLYGADDFLPVLTYVLAQCDMLELDTEIEYMMELLDPSLLHGEGGYYLTSAYGALSLIKNFQEEQAAQLLSSEARDTLRQWHKRRTTNRTIPSVDDFQNYLRVAFQEVNSGCTGKTLLVRPYITTEDVCQLCAEKFRVDNPEEYSLFLFVDDTWQQLTEDTYPQKIKAELHSRPQPQVFHFVYKRINSNPYGAIFQNNDESAS; via the exons ATGGATAATGTCTCTCCTGAGAAAAATGATGTAAAAAGCTGCGTCCGGGACTCTGGATATGACAGCCTATCCAACAAGCTAAGCATATTGGACAAGCTCCTCCATACTCACCCTGTGTGGCTGCAGCTTGGTCTGAACGATGCTGAAGCCATGGAAATTCTGCAGGCCCAGCCTCCTGGG ATATTTCTGGTTAGGAAATCTGCAAGATTGCAGAAGAAAGTCCTCTCTCTCTGTCTGCCCAGTGAGTGTGGGTCCTGCCTAAAAGAATTTGCTATAAAAGAAAGCACATACA CGTTTTCCTTGGAGGGGTCTGGCATAAGTTTTGCTGATCTATTCAGGCTCGTTGCTTTCTACTGTATTAGCAG GGATGTTCTTCCATTCACCCTGAAGTTGCCTCATGCTATAGCTGCTACAAAGACAGAAGCTGAACTTGAAGAGATTGCTCAGCTTGGACTGA ACTTTTGGAGCTCCCCGGCTAACAGCAACACCCTGGATCCTTCAACTCCCCGTAGGCCTGTACCTTTGGACGGTGCTTGTAAAGACTCACGTCAGCTCTGCCTTATAAATGGAGTGCATTCTATACGAACCAGAACGCCCTCGGAGCTGGAGTGCAGCCAGACCAACGGAGCACTGTGTTTCATTAATCCCCTCTTCTTAAAAGTGCACAGCCAGGATGTCAGTGGAAGTCTGAAAAGGCAGAGCCTGAAAACTCAAGATGTGAATGGCACAGCGAGGCCTcgttcccccccgccccggccacCACCTCCTTCTATTAATAGCATCCTCATGAGTCCACAGCTTTCCAGGACTATAAAGCAGGCAAGCATGCCAGAAACGGTCAACCATAAGAAGGAGAGAGGCTTGGATTTGCTGCAGAACAAACCAACCCCTATTCCGCCCCCTCGGCTGAAAAAGCAGGCTGTTTGCACAGAGGTGGAAGGTAGCTCAAAGACGGTAGCAGGAATTCGACCTGGCCGCAGCTCGGTATGTGTGCCCGAAGCTGCTGGCCTTCCAGGTGAAACCCTGCCTGAGccagcttcagcagctgccaaaaAGACAGTAGCTACCAGCTCTGAGTCACACATACCGTGGAATGGAGGCAGGCAGAGACTGAGCGACATGAGCATTTCCACCTCCTCATCTGACTCGCTGGACTTTGATCGGAGCATGCCACTGTTTGGCTACGAGGGGGACACCAACAGCAGCCTGGAGGATTTTGAGGGGGAAAGTGACCAAGAGAGCATGGCACCCCCTTTGAAGCCCAAGAAGAAGAGAAACAGTTCGTTCGTTCTCCCCAAGATTGTGAAATCTCAGCTACGGAAAGTCAGTGGAGTTTTCAGTTCCTTCATGACCCCTGAAAAGAGAATGATTAAGAAAATTGCGGAGATGTCCCAGGACAAACGCACTTATTTTGGATGCCTAGTACAGGACTATGTCAGCTTTCTCCAGGAGAACAAGGAGTGCCATGTTTCGAGCACGGATATGCTGCAAACCATTCGGCAGTTCATGACGCAAGTTAAGAACTATTTGTCCCAAAGCTCCGAACTTGATCCCCCAATCGAATCGCTGATTCCCGAGGACCAAATAG ATGTTGTCCTGGAGAAGGCCATGCATAAGTGCATTCTGAAGCCATTGAAGAGCCATATTGAAGCAATGTTGAAAGAGTTTCATACTGCAGATGGTTCTTGgaaacagctgaaggaaaacctTCAGTTGGTGCGGCAGAGGAATCCTCAGGAACTGGGCGTGTTTGTTCCAACACCAGACTTTGTGGATGTTGAAAAGATTAAAGTCAAGTTTGTGACCATGCAGAAAATGTATTCACCTGAAAAGAAAGTCGCGCTGCTGCTGAGAGTTTGCAAATTGATTTATACTGTTATGGAGAATAACTCAG GGAGGCTGTATGGAGCTGATGACTTCTTGCCTGTGTTGACATATGTGCTAGCCCAGTGTGATATGCTGGAGCTGGATACTGAAATTGAGTACATGATGGAATTGCTGGACCCATCTTTGCTGCATGGAGAAG GAGGCTATTACTTGACAAGTGCTTATGGCGCACTTTCGCTTATCAAGAACTTCCAGgaagaacaggctgcccaacTGCTGAGTTCAGAAGCTAGAGATACTCTCCGGCAATGGCACAAGAGGAGGACAACTAACAGAACAATACCTTCAGTTGATGATTTTCAG AACTACCTTCGTGTTGCATTCCAGGAAGTTAACAGTGGATGTACAGGAAAGACCTTACTAGTAAGACCCTATATCACTACCGAAGATGTATGTCAGCTTTGTGCTGAAAAGTTTAGAGTGGACAATCCAGAAGAATATagcctgtttctttttgttgatgaCACCTGGCAGCAACTGACAGAAGATACCTACCCTCAGAAAATTAAGGCAGAGTTGCACAGCCGTCCACAACCCCAGGTCTTTCACTTTGTCTACAAGCGCATTAACAGTAACCCATATGGtgccatttttcaaaacaatgacGAGTCAGCTTCTTAA
- the RIN2 gene encoding ras and Rab interactor 2 isoform X1 — MSGMRLRWPGVCWKPVLLARLDKEFKAHSGVFPGKMSSLTMKAHCLDKRGSFFKLIDTIASEIGELKQEMVQTDLTVEEKSADLRSLVKDMDNVSPEKNDVKSCVRDSGYDSLSNKLSILDKLLHTHPVWLQLGLNDAEAMEILQAQPPGIFLVRKSARLQKKVLSLCLPSECGSCLKEFAIKESTYTFSLEGSGISFADLFRLVAFYCISRDVLPFTLKLPHAIAATKTEAELEEIAQLGLNFWSSPANSNTLDPSTPRRPVPLDGACKDSRQLCLINGVHSIRTRTPSELECSQTNGALCFINPLFLKVHSQDVSGSLKRQSLKTQDVNGTARPRSPPPRPPPPSINSILMSPQLSRTIKQASMPETVNHKKERGLDLLQNKPTPIPPPRLKKQAVCTEVEGSSKTVAGIRPGRSSVCVPEAAGLPGETLPEPASAAAKKTVATSSESHIPWNGGRQRLSDMSISTSSSDSLDFDRSMPLFGYEGDTNSSLEDFEGESDQESMAPPLKPKKKRNSSFVLPKIVKSQLRKVSGVFSSFMTPEKRMIKKIAEMSQDKRTYFGCLVQDYVSFLQENKECHVSSTDMLQTIRQFMTQVKNYLSQSSELDPPIESLIPEDQIDVVLEKAMHKCILKPLKSHIEAMLKEFHTADGSWKQLKENLQLVRQRNPQELGVFVPTPDFVDVEKIKVKFVTMQKMYSPEKKVALLLRVCKLIYTVMENNSGRLYGADDFLPVLTYVLAQCDMLELDTEIEYMMELLDPSLLHGEGGYYLTSAYGALSLIKNFQEEQAAQLLSSEARDTLRQWHKRRTTNRTIPSVDDFQNYLRVAFQEVNSGCTGKTLLVRPYITTEDVCQLCAEKFRVDNPEEYSLFLFVDDTWQQLTEDTYPQKIKAELHSRPQPQVFHFVYKRINSNPYGAIFQNNDESAS; from the exons CCTAGTAAAGGACATGGATAATGTCTCTCCTGAGAAAAATGATGTAAAAAGCTGCGTCCGGGACTCTGGATATGACAGCCTATCCAACAAGCTAAGCATATTGGACAAGCTCCTCCATACTCACCCTGTGTGGCTGCAGCTTGGTCTGAACGATGCTGAAGCCATGGAAATTCTGCAGGCCCAGCCTCCTGGG ATATTTCTGGTTAGGAAATCTGCAAGATTGCAGAAGAAAGTCCTCTCTCTCTGTCTGCCCAGTGAGTGTGGGTCCTGCCTAAAAGAATTTGCTATAAAAGAAAGCACATACA CGTTTTCCTTGGAGGGGTCTGGCATAAGTTTTGCTGATCTATTCAGGCTCGTTGCTTTCTACTGTATTAGCAG GGATGTTCTTCCATTCACCCTGAAGTTGCCTCATGCTATAGCTGCTACAAAGACAGAAGCTGAACTTGAAGAGATTGCTCAGCTTGGACTGA ACTTTTGGAGCTCCCCGGCTAACAGCAACACCCTGGATCCTTCAACTCCCCGTAGGCCTGTACCTTTGGACGGTGCTTGTAAAGACTCACGTCAGCTCTGCCTTATAAATGGAGTGCATTCTATACGAACCAGAACGCCCTCGGAGCTGGAGTGCAGCCAGACCAACGGAGCACTGTGTTTCATTAATCCCCTCTTCTTAAAAGTGCACAGCCAGGATGTCAGTGGAAGTCTGAAAAGGCAGAGCCTGAAAACTCAAGATGTGAATGGCACAGCGAGGCCTcgttcccccccgccccggccacCACCTCCTTCTATTAATAGCATCCTCATGAGTCCACAGCTTTCCAGGACTATAAAGCAGGCAAGCATGCCAGAAACGGTCAACCATAAGAAGGAGAGAGGCTTGGATTTGCTGCAGAACAAACCAACCCCTATTCCGCCCCCTCGGCTGAAAAAGCAGGCTGTTTGCACAGAGGTGGAAGGTAGCTCAAAGACGGTAGCAGGAATTCGACCTGGCCGCAGCTCGGTATGTGTGCCCGAAGCTGCTGGCCTTCCAGGTGAAACCCTGCCTGAGccagcttcagcagctgccaaaaAGACAGTAGCTACCAGCTCTGAGTCACACATACCGTGGAATGGAGGCAGGCAGAGACTGAGCGACATGAGCATTTCCACCTCCTCATCTGACTCGCTGGACTTTGATCGGAGCATGCCACTGTTTGGCTACGAGGGGGACACCAACAGCAGCCTGGAGGATTTTGAGGGGGAAAGTGACCAAGAGAGCATGGCACCCCCTTTGAAGCCCAAGAAGAAGAGAAACAGTTCGTTCGTTCTCCCCAAGATTGTGAAATCTCAGCTACGGAAAGTCAGTGGAGTTTTCAGTTCCTTCATGACCCCTGAAAAGAGAATGATTAAGAAAATTGCGGAGATGTCCCAGGACAAACGCACTTATTTTGGATGCCTAGTACAGGACTATGTCAGCTTTCTCCAGGAGAACAAGGAGTGCCATGTTTCGAGCACGGATATGCTGCAAACCATTCGGCAGTTCATGACGCAAGTTAAGAACTATTTGTCCCAAAGCTCCGAACTTGATCCCCCAATCGAATCGCTGATTCCCGAGGACCAAATAG ATGTTGTCCTGGAGAAGGCCATGCATAAGTGCATTCTGAAGCCATTGAAGAGCCATATTGAAGCAATGTTGAAAGAGTTTCATACTGCAGATGGTTCTTGgaaacagctgaaggaaaacctTCAGTTGGTGCGGCAGAGGAATCCTCAGGAACTGGGCGTGTTTGTTCCAACACCAGACTTTGTGGATGTTGAAAAGATTAAAGTCAAGTTTGTGACCATGCAGAAAATGTATTCACCTGAAAAGAAAGTCGCGCTGCTGCTGAGAGTTTGCAAATTGATTTATACTGTTATGGAGAATAACTCAG GGAGGCTGTATGGAGCTGATGACTTCTTGCCTGTGTTGACATATGTGCTAGCCCAGTGTGATATGCTGGAGCTGGATACTGAAATTGAGTACATGATGGAATTGCTGGACCCATCTTTGCTGCATGGAGAAG GAGGCTATTACTTGACAAGTGCTTATGGCGCACTTTCGCTTATCAAGAACTTCCAGgaagaacaggctgcccaacTGCTGAGTTCAGAAGCTAGAGATACTCTCCGGCAATGGCACAAGAGGAGGACAACTAACAGAACAATACCTTCAGTTGATGATTTTCAG AACTACCTTCGTGTTGCATTCCAGGAAGTTAACAGTGGATGTACAGGAAAGACCTTACTAGTAAGACCCTATATCACTACCGAAGATGTATGTCAGCTTTGTGCTGAAAAGTTTAGAGTGGACAATCCAGAAGAATATagcctgtttctttttgttgatgaCACCTGGCAGCAACTGACAGAAGATACCTACCCTCAGAAAATTAAGGCAGAGTTGCACAGCCGTCCACAACCCCAGGTCTTTCACTTTGTCTACAAGCGCATTAACAGTAACCCATATGGtgccatttttcaaaacaatgacGAGTCAGCTTCTTAA
- the RIN2 gene encoding ras and Rab interactor 2 isoform X4 gives MPSERLVKDMDNVSPEKNDVKSCVRDSGYDSLSNKLSILDKLLHTHPVWLQLGLNDAEAMEILQAQPPGIFLVRKSARLQKKVLSLCLPSECGSCLKEFAIKESTYTFSLEGSGISFADLFRLVAFYCISRDVLPFTLKLPHAIAATKTEAELEEIAQLGLNFWSSPANSNTLDPSTPRRPVPLDGACKDSRQLCLINGVHSIRTRTPSELECSQTNGALCFINPLFLKVHSQDVSGSLKRQSLKTQDVNGTARPRSPPPRPPPPSINSILMSPQLSRTIKQASMPETVNHKKERGLDLLQNKPTPIPPPRLKKQAVCTEVEGSSKTVAGIRPGRSSVCVPEAAGLPGETLPEPASAAAKKTVATSSESHIPWNGGRQRLSDMSISTSSSDSLDFDRSMPLFGYEGDTNSSLEDFEGESDQESMAPPLKPKKKRNSSFVLPKIVKSQLRKVSGVFSSFMTPEKRMIKKIAEMSQDKRTYFGCLVQDYVSFLQENKECHVSSTDMLQTIRQFMTQVKNYLSQSSELDPPIESLIPEDQIDVVLEKAMHKCILKPLKSHIEAMLKEFHTADGSWKQLKENLQLVRQRNPQELGVFVPTPDFVDVEKIKVKFVTMQKMYSPEKKVALLLRVCKLIYTVMENNSGRLYGADDFLPVLTYVLAQCDMLELDTEIEYMMELLDPSLLHGEGGYYLTSAYGALSLIKNFQEEQAAQLLSSEARDTLRQWHKRRTTNRTIPSVDDFQNYLRVAFQEVNSGCTGKTLLVRPYITTEDVCQLCAEKFRVDNPEEYSLFLFVDDTWQQLTEDTYPQKIKAELHSRPQPQVFHFVYKRINSNPYGAIFQNNDESAS, from the exons ATGCCCTCAGAACG CCTAGTAAAGGACATGGATAATGTCTCTCCTGAGAAAAATGATGTAAAAAGCTGCGTCCGGGACTCTGGATATGACAGCCTATCCAACAAGCTAAGCATATTGGACAAGCTCCTCCATACTCACCCTGTGTGGCTGCAGCTTGGTCTGAACGATGCTGAAGCCATGGAAATTCTGCAGGCCCAGCCTCCTGGG ATATTTCTGGTTAGGAAATCTGCAAGATTGCAGAAGAAAGTCCTCTCTCTCTGTCTGCCCAGTGAGTGTGGGTCCTGCCTAAAAGAATTTGCTATAAAAGAAAGCACATACA CGTTTTCCTTGGAGGGGTCTGGCATAAGTTTTGCTGATCTATTCAGGCTCGTTGCTTTCTACTGTATTAGCAG GGATGTTCTTCCATTCACCCTGAAGTTGCCTCATGCTATAGCTGCTACAAAGACAGAAGCTGAACTTGAAGAGATTGCTCAGCTTGGACTGA ACTTTTGGAGCTCCCCGGCTAACAGCAACACCCTGGATCCTTCAACTCCCCGTAGGCCTGTACCTTTGGACGGTGCTTGTAAAGACTCACGTCAGCTCTGCCTTATAAATGGAGTGCATTCTATACGAACCAGAACGCCCTCGGAGCTGGAGTGCAGCCAGACCAACGGAGCACTGTGTTTCATTAATCCCCTCTTCTTAAAAGTGCACAGCCAGGATGTCAGTGGAAGTCTGAAAAGGCAGAGCCTGAAAACTCAAGATGTGAATGGCACAGCGAGGCCTcgttcccccccgccccggccacCACCTCCTTCTATTAATAGCATCCTCATGAGTCCACAGCTTTCCAGGACTATAAAGCAGGCAAGCATGCCAGAAACGGTCAACCATAAGAAGGAGAGAGGCTTGGATTTGCTGCAGAACAAACCAACCCCTATTCCGCCCCCTCGGCTGAAAAAGCAGGCTGTTTGCACAGAGGTGGAAGGTAGCTCAAAGACGGTAGCAGGAATTCGACCTGGCCGCAGCTCGGTATGTGTGCCCGAAGCTGCTGGCCTTCCAGGTGAAACCCTGCCTGAGccagcttcagcagctgccaaaaAGACAGTAGCTACCAGCTCTGAGTCACACATACCGTGGAATGGAGGCAGGCAGAGACTGAGCGACATGAGCATTTCCACCTCCTCATCTGACTCGCTGGACTTTGATCGGAGCATGCCACTGTTTGGCTACGAGGGGGACACCAACAGCAGCCTGGAGGATTTTGAGGGGGAAAGTGACCAAGAGAGCATGGCACCCCCTTTGAAGCCCAAGAAGAAGAGAAACAGTTCGTTCGTTCTCCCCAAGATTGTGAAATCTCAGCTACGGAAAGTCAGTGGAGTTTTCAGTTCCTTCATGACCCCTGAAAAGAGAATGATTAAGAAAATTGCGGAGATGTCCCAGGACAAACGCACTTATTTTGGATGCCTAGTACAGGACTATGTCAGCTTTCTCCAGGAGAACAAGGAGTGCCATGTTTCGAGCACGGATATGCTGCAAACCATTCGGCAGTTCATGACGCAAGTTAAGAACTATTTGTCCCAAAGCTCCGAACTTGATCCCCCAATCGAATCGCTGATTCCCGAGGACCAAATAG ATGTTGTCCTGGAGAAGGCCATGCATAAGTGCATTCTGAAGCCATTGAAGAGCCATATTGAAGCAATGTTGAAAGAGTTTCATACTGCAGATGGTTCTTGgaaacagctgaaggaaaacctTCAGTTGGTGCGGCAGAGGAATCCTCAGGAACTGGGCGTGTTTGTTCCAACACCAGACTTTGTGGATGTTGAAAAGATTAAAGTCAAGTTTGTGACCATGCAGAAAATGTATTCACCTGAAAAGAAAGTCGCGCTGCTGCTGAGAGTTTGCAAATTGATTTATACTGTTATGGAGAATAACTCAG GGAGGCTGTATGGAGCTGATGACTTCTTGCCTGTGTTGACATATGTGCTAGCCCAGTGTGATATGCTGGAGCTGGATACTGAAATTGAGTACATGATGGAATTGCTGGACCCATCTTTGCTGCATGGAGAAG GAGGCTATTACTTGACAAGTGCTTATGGCGCACTTTCGCTTATCAAGAACTTCCAGgaagaacaggctgcccaacTGCTGAGTTCAGAAGCTAGAGATACTCTCCGGCAATGGCACAAGAGGAGGACAACTAACAGAACAATACCTTCAGTTGATGATTTTCAG AACTACCTTCGTGTTGCATTCCAGGAAGTTAACAGTGGATGTACAGGAAAGACCTTACTAGTAAGACCCTATATCACTACCGAAGATGTATGTCAGCTTTGTGCTGAAAAGTTTAGAGTGGACAATCCAGAAGAATATagcctgtttctttttgttgatgaCACCTGGCAGCAACTGACAGAAGATACCTACCCTCAGAAAATTAAGGCAGAGTTGCACAGCCGTCCACAACCCCAGGTCTTTCACTTTGTCTACAAGCGCATTAACAGTAACCCATATGGtgccatttttcaaaacaatgacGAGTCAGCTTCTTAA
- the RIN2 gene encoding ras and Rab interactor 2 isoform X2 → MSSLTMKAHCLDKRGSFFKLIDTIASEIGELKQEMVQTDLTVEEKSADLRSLVKDMDNVSPEKNDVKSCVRDSGYDSLSNKLSILDKLLHTHPVWLQLGLNDAEAMEILQAQPPGIFLVRKSARLQKKVLSLCLPSECGSCLKEFAIKESTYTFSLEGSGISFADLFRLVAFYCISRDVLPFTLKLPHAIAATKTEAELEEIAQLGLNFWSSPANSNTLDPSTPRRPVPLDGACKDSRQLCLINGVHSIRTRTPSELECSQTNGALCFINPLFLKVHSQDVSGSLKRQSLKTQDVNGTARPRSPPPRPPPPSINSILMSPQLSRTIKQASMPETVNHKKERGLDLLQNKPTPIPPPRLKKQAVCTEVEGSSKTVAGIRPGRSSVCVPEAAGLPGETLPEPASAAAKKTVATSSESHIPWNGGRQRLSDMSISTSSSDSLDFDRSMPLFGYEGDTNSSLEDFEGESDQESMAPPLKPKKKRNSSFVLPKIVKSQLRKVSGVFSSFMTPEKRMIKKIAEMSQDKRTYFGCLVQDYVSFLQENKECHVSSTDMLQTIRQFMTQVKNYLSQSSELDPPIESLIPEDQIDVVLEKAMHKCILKPLKSHIEAMLKEFHTADGSWKQLKENLQLVRQRNPQELGVFVPTPDFVDVEKIKVKFVTMQKMYSPEKKVALLLRVCKLIYTVMENNSGRLYGADDFLPVLTYVLAQCDMLELDTEIEYMMELLDPSLLHGEGGYYLTSAYGALSLIKNFQEEQAAQLLSSEARDTLRQWHKRRTTNRTIPSVDDFQNYLRVAFQEVNSGCTGKTLLVRPYITTEDVCQLCAEKFRVDNPEEYSLFLFVDDTWQQLTEDTYPQKIKAELHSRPQPQVFHFVYKRINSNPYGAIFQNNDESAS, encoded by the exons CCTAGTAAAGGACATGGATAATGTCTCTCCTGAGAAAAATGATGTAAAAAGCTGCGTCCGGGACTCTGGATATGACAGCCTATCCAACAAGCTAAGCATATTGGACAAGCTCCTCCATACTCACCCTGTGTGGCTGCAGCTTGGTCTGAACGATGCTGAAGCCATGGAAATTCTGCAGGCCCAGCCTCCTGGG ATATTTCTGGTTAGGAAATCTGCAAGATTGCAGAAGAAAGTCCTCTCTCTCTGTCTGCCCAGTGAGTGTGGGTCCTGCCTAAAAGAATTTGCTATAAAAGAAAGCACATACA CGTTTTCCTTGGAGGGGTCTGGCATAAGTTTTGCTGATCTATTCAGGCTCGTTGCTTTCTACTGTATTAGCAG GGATGTTCTTCCATTCACCCTGAAGTTGCCTCATGCTATAGCTGCTACAAAGACAGAAGCTGAACTTGAAGAGATTGCTCAGCTTGGACTGA ACTTTTGGAGCTCCCCGGCTAACAGCAACACCCTGGATCCTTCAACTCCCCGTAGGCCTGTACCTTTGGACGGTGCTTGTAAAGACTCACGTCAGCTCTGCCTTATAAATGGAGTGCATTCTATACGAACCAGAACGCCCTCGGAGCTGGAGTGCAGCCAGACCAACGGAGCACTGTGTTTCATTAATCCCCTCTTCTTAAAAGTGCACAGCCAGGATGTCAGTGGAAGTCTGAAAAGGCAGAGCCTGAAAACTCAAGATGTGAATGGCACAGCGAGGCCTcgttcccccccgccccggccacCACCTCCTTCTATTAATAGCATCCTCATGAGTCCACAGCTTTCCAGGACTATAAAGCAGGCAAGCATGCCAGAAACGGTCAACCATAAGAAGGAGAGAGGCTTGGATTTGCTGCAGAACAAACCAACCCCTATTCCGCCCCCTCGGCTGAAAAAGCAGGCTGTTTGCACAGAGGTGGAAGGTAGCTCAAAGACGGTAGCAGGAATTCGACCTGGCCGCAGCTCGGTATGTGTGCCCGAAGCTGCTGGCCTTCCAGGTGAAACCCTGCCTGAGccagcttcagcagctgccaaaaAGACAGTAGCTACCAGCTCTGAGTCACACATACCGTGGAATGGAGGCAGGCAGAGACTGAGCGACATGAGCATTTCCACCTCCTCATCTGACTCGCTGGACTTTGATCGGAGCATGCCACTGTTTGGCTACGAGGGGGACACCAACAGCAGCCTGGAGGATTTTGAGGGGGAAAGTGACCAAGAGAGCATGGCACCCCCTTTGAAGCCCAAGAAGAAGAGAAACAGTTCGTTCGTTCTCCCCAAGATTGTGAAATCTCAGCTACGGAAAGTCAGTGGAGTTTTCAGTTCCTTCATGACCCCTGAAAAGAGAATGATTAAGAAAATTGCGGAGATGTCCCAGGACAAACGCACTTATTTTGGATGCCTAGTACAGGACTATGTCAGCTTTCTCCAGGAGAACAAGGAGTGCCATGTTTCGAGCACGGATATGCTGCAAACCATTCGGCAGTTCATGACGCAAGTTAAGAACTATTTGTCCCAAAGCTCCGAACTTGATCCCCCAATCGAATCGCTGATTCCCGAGGACCAAATAG ATGTTGTCCTGGAGAAGGCCATGCATAAGTGCATTCTGAAGCCATTGAAGAGCCATATTGAAGCAATGTTGAAAGAGTTTCATACTGCAGATGGTTCTTGgaaacagctgaaggaaaacctTCAGTTGGTGCGGCAGAGGAATCCTCAGGAACTGGGCGTGTTTGTTCCAACACCAGACTTTGTGGATGTTGAAAAGATTAAAGTCAAGTTTGTGACCATGCAGAAAATGTATTCACCTGAAAAGAAAGTCGCGCTGCTGCTGAGAGTTTGCAAATTGATTTATACTGTTATGGAGAATAACTCAG GGAGGCTGTATGGAGCTGATGACTTCTTGCCTGTGTTGACATATGTGCTAGCCCAGTGTGATATGCTGGAGCTGGATACTGAAATTGAGTACATGATGGAATTGCTGGACCCATCTTTGCTGCATGGAGAAG GAGGCTATTACTTGACAAGTGCTTATGGCGCACTTTCGCTTATCAAGAACTTCCAGgaagaacaggctgcccaacTGCTGAGTTCAGAAGCTAGAGATACTCTCCGGCAATGGCACAAGAGGAGGACAACTAACAGAACAATACCTTCAGTTGATGATTTTCAG AACTACCTTCGTGTTGCATTCCAGGAAGTTAACAGTGGATGTACAGGAAAGACCTTACTAGTAAGACCCTATATCACTACCGAAGATGTATGTCAGCTTTGTGCTGAAAAGTTTAGAGTGGACAATCCAGAAGAATATagcctgtttctttttgttgatgaCACCTGGCAGCAACTGACAGAAGATACCTACCCTCAGAAAATTAAGGCAGAGTTGCACAGCCGTCCACAACCCCAGGTCTTTCACTTTGTCTACAAGCGCATTAACAGTAACCCATATGGtgccatttttcaaaacaatgacGAGTCAGCTTCTTAA